The following is a genomic window from Halichoerus grypus chromosome 5, mHalGry1.hap1.1, whole genome shotgun sequence.
ATTTAGATGATCACTTAAACCTTACCTGTCCCGTTATTGTGGTTCATTGTGGAAGAAATGTCAAAGGTTCTGgtctttttattgatttgcaaGACAGAATCCAGTATTTGAGCTTTTCCTGTGCATTAATTGTGTGTATTGGCATTTATCTAGTAAGTAATTGCATccttggttttgcttttctttattggaGAACTTGGTGTTTGTGCTAATTTTAATTATCTAGAGATCAAAACCAGACTGAGCCGTGTTTATCTTATAATTGGCAGCTAATGGGGAGGCAGGAAAATAAAGCATAGAACTGAAAGGAAGTTTTTTTCATGCAGGCTCTCCTACCACAAGATGTTCTAAACTAGCTGCTAGGAGACATCTGTTGAGTCTTGGCATTTAGCAGTTGTTGTCTACCATCAacttaaaaagacttttttttccataggaaaagttctttaggtttttttttttttaattgtgatgagaactttttttcttttttaaagagattttatttgagagagatagctagagagggcaagaacagggaggagagggagaagctgactctgcgctgagcagggagccccacgcagggtaGATCCCAActcctcaggatcatgacctgagccgaaggcagatgcttaaccgattgagccacccaggtgcccctaagattttattttattattttttaaagatttttatttatttatttgacagagcgagagagagggaacacaagcagggggagtgggagagggagaaacaggcttcccgctgagcagggatcccaatgcggggctcgatcccaggaccctgggatcatgacctgagccgaaggcagatgcttaatgactgagccacccaggcgccccctaagattttatttttttttaaagatttacttattttagagcaAGAGTTTGCTTGCCTGTGTGAGgtggagggaaagaatctcaagcagaccctctTCTGAGGGTGGAGTctaccttgagattatgacctgacccgaaatccgagagttggatgctgaacACACTGAGTCACCACGATACTTCAGGGTTTtgttatctctacacccagtgtggggatCAAAcacacaactccgagatcaagagttatcAGGGGCATGTTGGTTAAGTGTACGACTCTTGATTCTGGATcaggttgtgagatagagcccatgttgggctccgtgctgggtgtggagcctgcttaagattctctttccctctccctctgctccccactcccttcccccaaaGCCATGAGCTCCACTAGGTGCCCCttggtttttattctttgtaaaGCAAGGAAGTGTGTTTCAAAGGTAAACTTCTggctcttccccccccccccccccaggaaaaTACATCGTGTTCTTTTTTTACCCTCTTGACTTCACCTTTGTGTGCCCCACGGAGATCATTGCTTTCAGTGACAGGGtagaagaatttaagaaactcAACTGTCAAGTGATTGGTGCTTCTGTGGATTCTCATTTCTGTCACCTGGCATGGTAAATCTCTTCATCAGTTTTGCCTGTGAACTTTGAACTAAGTAGCAACTGGGACTGGGGGGGCTTTGACAAAAGAGTTGCTCAAGTATTGCCTTCTAGCTCCTGATGGAAGGAGTGCAAAGGCTCTGACTTCCTCTTGTTGCTCTTTTATTACCTGGCAGCAGAGGAGAAGCAGCTTGGGTTGCAGCTTGAGTACACCCTGGTGACCTAAACTATCTTCAGGCACTCACTTTACTCTGGGAAAAGTTTGGTCTTTGGGGGAAATTAGATTAGGAATGCTGAAAAAGGGAAGGAATAGATACAGTTAATCCTTTTGCTACACAAGAGTTTCAATGTGATTGTATGTGTGCTTTTTGCTCTTAGGATCAACACACCCAAGAAACAAGGAGGACTGGGACCCATGAACATTCCCTTGGTATCAGACCCCAAGCGTACCATTGCTCAGGACTATGGAGTCTTAAAGGCTGATGAAGGCATCTCGTTCAGGTATATTCCTGCCAGGGGGACTgacatttcatcaaaattatcTGATTGACTTGAGGGCCTTATGGAGAAAGGTAGGGCCCTGATCTGTAGactcctttttcctttcattgttttgtgtgtgtgtttttttttttttaagattttatttgacagggaaagaGCCccagagagtacaagtggggaaatgggagagggagaagcaggctccccagggagcagggagcccaatgcggggcttgatcccaggaccctgcgattatgacctgagtcgaaggcagacacttaaccagactgagccacccaggcacccctatttattatttatttatttatttatttatttttatttttatttttttaaagattttgtgtatgtatttgacagacagtgagagagggaacacaagcagggggagtgggagagggagaagcaggcttctgtggagcagggagcccaatgcagggctcgatcccaggaccctgggatcatgacctgagctgaaggcagacgcttaatgactgagctacccaggcacatacatacatacatccgtacgtacatacatacatacatacatacatttatttatttatttatttatttatttaatttattttttaaaaattttatttttaagtcctctatacctaatgtggggcttgaactctaaACCTCGAGACGAAGAGTTGCacgctcccctgactgagccagccacgcacccccatcactgtataagtttaaagcGTACAGGATAATGATCCCATTTCGTTCttattccttcctccttcccttcctccacatccagtgtggggctctaaCCCACAAATCACacgttcttctgactgagccagccaggtactccTCGTTTCATTATTTATGCAGGAAGACAAAGCCAATGCAAGTCTGGGAGGCCAGCACATTTTCATTCCCACTGCATCTCTGTTCTAACGAAGCAATTTCTAAACCTGTACTGCATATCCCTCAAACCTTCAATCTCTTCTTCCCAGGGGCCTCTTTATCATTGATGATAAAGGTATCCTTAGGCAGATCACGGTAAATGACCTTCCTGTCGGCCGCTCTGTGGATGAGACTCTGCGACTGGTTCAGGCCTTCCAGTTTACTGACAAGCATGGGGAAGGTAAGCCAATCCACCTGGTGACTTTGACAACAGAATTGTGGTAGGATAGGAAAGATGGCAGGAACAAGGTCTACCAAATAAAAGTATGTCTgttcaagaaattaaaatctcTGTAGTGGATTATGGGGTGAGGTAATGGAAAAGCTTGGGACGAGAATATATGAAGGCTTTTTGTTCTAGCTGCATAGTCTCTGCTTCTGCCCTGC
Proteins encoded in this region:
- the PRDX1 gene encoding peroxiredoxin-1 encodes the protein MSSGNAKIGHPAPNFKATAVMPDGQFKDLSLSDYKGKYIVFFFYPLDFTFVCPTEIIAFSDRVEEFKKLNCQVIGASVDSHFCHLAWINTPKKQGGLGPMNIPLVSDPKRTIAQDYGVLKADEGISFRGLFIIDDKGILRQITVNDLPVGRSVDETLRLVQAFQFTDKHGEVCPAGWKPGSDTIKPDVQKSKEYFSKQK